A genome region from Glycine max cultivar Williams 82 chromosome 5, Glycine_max_v4.0, whole genome shotgun sequence includes the following:
- the LOC100803313 gene encoding CDPK-related kinase 5 isoform X2, with protein MTTAIAIEDVRREVKILRALTGHKNLIQFHDAYEDSDNVYIVMELCEGGELLDRILSRSGKYTEEDAKAVMIQILNVVAFCHLQGVVHRDLKPENFLFTSKDENSLLKAIDFGLSDFVKPDERLNDIVGSAYYVAPEVLHRAYSTEADVWSVGVIAYILLCGSRPFWARTESGIFRAVLKADPSFDEPPWPSLSDEAKDFVKRLLNKDPRKRMTAAQALGHPWIKNYKDVKVPLDILVFKLMKTYMRSSSLRKEALRALSKTLAIEELQYLKEQFALLEPNKTNTISLENIKTALMKNATDAMKESRIPDFLASLNALQYRRMAFDEFCAAALSVHQLEALGRWEQHARCAYELFEKDGNRAIVIEELASELGLGPSVPVHAVLHDWIRHTDGKLSFLGFVKLLHGPSRSLAKPH; from the exons ATGACCACTGCAATTGCGATTGAGGATGTGAGGAGGGAGGTGAAGATATTGAGGGCTTTGACTGGACATAAGAATCTGATTCAGTTCCATGATGCATATGAGGATAGTGACAATGTCTACATAGTAATGGA GTTGTGCGAAGGAGGAGAGCTTTTGGACAGAATATTGTCGAG AAGTGGGAAATACACGGAGGAAGATGCAAAAGCTGTCATGATACAGATATTGAATGTTGTTGCATTTTGCCATCTACAAGGTGTTGTGCATCGTGATCTTAAACCTGAG AATTTCTTATTCACATCCAAAGATGAGAACTCTTTGCTGAAGGCCATTGACTTTGGATTGTCAGATTTTGTTAAACCAG ATGAAAGGCTTAATGATATCGTTGGTAGCGCATACTATGTGGCTCCTGAAGTTCTGCATAGAGCTTACAGCACAGAGGCTGATGTGTGGAGTGTTGGTGTGATTGCATATATTTTACTATGTGGCAGCCGTCCATTTTGGGCGCGGACTGAATCCGGGATCTTTCGTGCTGTGTTGAAAGCTGATCCAAGTTTTGATGAACCACCTTGGCCTTCTCTATCTGATGAGGCAAAGGATTTTGTTAAGAGACTTCTAAATAAAGATCCAAGGAAAAGAATGACTGCAGCACAAGCATTAG GTCATCCatggattaaaaattataaggatgTAAAAGTACCCTTGGATATTCTAGTGTTCAAGCTCATGAAGACATACATGCGCTCCTCTTCTCTACGAAAAGAAGCTTTAAGG GCTTTGTCTAAGACATTAGCTATTGAAGAGCTGCAATATTTGAAGGAGCAGTTTGCACTTTTAGAGCCAAACAAAACTAACACTATTAGCTTGGAAAATATCAAAACG GCCTTGATGAAGAATGCAACAGATGCTATGAAGGAATCACGCATTCCTGATTTTCTTGCATCA CTTAATGCATTGCAATATAGAAGGATGGCTTTTGATGAGTTCTGTGCAGCTGCACTTAGTGTTCATCAACTTGAAGCACTCGGCCGGTGGGAGCAACATGCACGCTGTGCCTATGAACTTTTTGAAAAGGATGGAAATAGGGCCATAGTCATTGAGGAACTAGCTTCG GAGCTTGGCCTTGGTCCATCTGTTCCTGTTCATGCTGTTCTTCACGACTGGATTAGGCACACTGATGGAAAGTTGAGCTTCCTTGGGTTTGTTAAATTATTGCATGGTCCATCTCGAAGTCTTGCAAAACCTCACTAG
- the LOC100803313 gene encoding CDPK-related kinase 5 isoform X1, whose translation MGLCTSKPRAKNANPTNSSSLNSHTHFTDPNADENLRKNHTPTPKKSPLFPFYTPSPAHHLFSGKSPAPANPRRFFRPPSPAKHIRAVLARRHGSVKPNEATIPEDEVVTLDKNFGFSKQFEHKFEVGDEVGRGHFGYTCAAKLLKGNLKGQHVAVKVIPKAKMTTAIAIEDVRREVKILRALTGHKNLIQFHDAYEDSDNVYIVMELCEGGELLDRILSRSGKYTEEDAKAVMIQILNVVAFCHLQGVVHRDLKPENFLFTSKDENSLLKAIDFGLSDFVKPDERLNDIVGSAYYVAPEVLHRAYSTEADVWSVGVIAYILLCGSRPFWARTESGIFRAVLKADPSFDEPPWPSLSDEAKDFVKRLLNKDPRKRMTAAQALGHPWIKNYKDVKVPLDILVFKLMKTYMRSSSLRKEALRALSKTLAIEELQYLKEQFALLEPNKTNTISLENIKTALMKNATDAMKESRIPDFLASLNALQYRRMAFDEFCAAALSVHQLEALGRWEQHARCAYELFEKDGNRAIVIEELASELGLGPSVPVHAVLHDWIRHTDGKLSFLGFVKLLHGPSRSLAKPH comes from the exons ATGGGTCTCTGCACTTCAAAGCCTCGTGCAAAAAACGCAAACCCCACTAACTCTTCTTCTCTAAATTCCCACACCCACTTCACAGACCCCAATGCCGATGAAAATTTACGAAAAAACCACACTCCCACTCCCAAAAAATCACCCCTTTTCCCGTTCTACACTCCGAGCCCGGCCCACCACCTTTTCTCCGGCAAGTCTCCGGCGCCGGCGAATCCCCGACGGTTCTTCAGGCCGCCGTCGCCGGCGAAGCACATCCGGGCCGTGCTGGCCCGGCGCCACGGCTCGGTGAAGCCCAACGAGGCCACCATCCCGGAAGATGAAGTGGTTACTCTGGACAAGAACTTCGGATTCTCGAAACAGTTCGAGCACAAGTTTGAGGTTGGGGACGAGGTTGGAAGAGGACACTTTGGTTATACTTGTGCTGCAAAGTTGCTTAAGGGTAATCTCAAAGGCCAACACGTCGCTGTCAAAGTCATCCCCAAAGCCAAG ATGACCACTGCAATTGCGATTGAGGATGTGAGGAGGGAGGTGAAGATATTGAGGGCTTTGACTGGACATAAGAATCTGATTCAGTTCCATGATGCATATGAGGATAGTGACAATGTCTACATAGTAATGGA GTTGTGCGAAGGAGGAGAGCTTTTGGACAGAATATTGTCGAG AAGTGGGAAATACACGGAGGAAGATGCAAAAGCTGTCATGATACAGATATTGAATGTTGTTGCATTTTGCCATCTACAAGGTGTTGTGCATCGTGATCTTAAACCTGAG AATTTCTTATTCACATCCAAAGATGAGAACTCTTTGCTGAAGGCCATTGACTTTGGATTGTCAGATTTTGTTAAACCAG ATGAAAGGCTTAATGATATCGTTGGTAGCGCATACTATGTGGCTCCTGAAGTTCTGCATAGAGCTTACAGCACAGAGGCTGATGTGTGGAGTGTTGGTGTGATTGCATATATTTTACTATGTGGCAGCCGTCCATTTTGGGCGCGGACTGAATCCGGGATCTTTCGTGCTGTGTTGAAAGCTGATCCAAGTTTTGATGAACCACCTTGGCCTTCTCTATCTGATGAGGCAAAGGATTTTGTTAAGAGACTTCTAAATAAAGATCCAAGGAAAAGAATGACTGCAGCACAAGCATTAG GTCATCCatggattaaaaattataaggatgTAAAAGTACCCTTGGATATTCTAGTGTTCAAGCTCATGAAGACATACATGCGCTCCTCTTCTCTACGAAAAGAAGCTTTAAGG GCTTTGTCTAAGACATTAGCTATTGAAGAGCTGCAATATTTGAAGGAGCAGTTTGCACTTTTAGAGCCAAACAAAACTAACACTATTAGCTTGGAAAATATCAAAACG GCCTTGATGAAGAATGCAACAGATGCTATGAAGGAATCACGCATTCCTGATTTTCTTGCATCA CTTAATGCATTGCAATATAGAAGGATGGCTTTTGATGAGTTCTGTGCAGCTGCACTTAGTGTTCATCAACTTGAAGCACTCGGCCGGTGGGAGCAACATGCACGCTGTGCCTATGAACTTTTTGAAAAGGATGGAAATAGGGCCATAGTCATTGAGGAACTAGCTTCG GAGCTTGGCCTTGGTCCATCTGTTCCTGTTCATGCTGTTCTTCACGACTGGATTAGGCACACTGATGGAAAGTTGAGCTTCCTTGGGTTTGTTAAATTATTGCATGGTCCATCTCGAAGTCTTGCAAAACCTCACTAG